The Capricornis sumatraensis isolate serow.1 chromosome 15, serow.2, whole genome shotgun sequence DNA segment GTGGGCGTTTGGgttgttcccatctcttgactgTTTGGCTGTGATGCTGTTATAAATAGCCTTATACCAGTTTCTGTGTGGACATGGGTTTTCTTCACCCCTGGGtaatatacccaggagtggaattgttgagcCATGTGGTCACTCCACATTTAACTTTTTCAGAAACGACTACCACCGTGGTGGCACCATTTTACGTTCCCTCCAGCCATGTATGAGGGTTCCTATTTCTCCATATTcttgtcaacatttgttatttcttttcttttctccttaaagTTGTCTTATTGGGTATAaccatctcactgtggtttcgatttgcatttcttttttaaaaaaggtttattgaaatatagttgacttacaatgttctgttagtttcaagtatatatacaaatgttcttcttttacattctcttccattataggtttaGTATAAGATTTTTGAGTAGAGTcctctgtgccatacagtaggtccttgttaattatctatttttctatatagtagtatttatatgttaatcccaaactcctaatctatccctccccacttcccctttggtaaccataagtttgttttctatgtctgtcatAGAAAACAATATGTCAAAACATATTGTTTTGTTAATAAGATCGCTTGTatctttttagactccacatatgagtgatatcatgcAATACTTGTCTCTCTCAGTCCGACTTAGtttgcttagtatgatcatctctaggtctatccatgttgctcaaaatggcatcatttcactattttattttattttttctgcaccccaccctcccccattccattatttttatggctgagtaatattccattgcacacAGGTGTGAGCACGCacctgtgtatgtgtgcacatgtacacCTGATTCGCCTTGCTGAAATGACCGGTGAGGATGTGCTTGTTAACTGTCTGCTAGGACCTCTGTATGTTATTAAAAGTATTGAGGGCTCCCAAAACTTTTTGTTTATATAGTTACATCTTGTGATACTTAGCATACTTAGATGCTAAAAcaccaagaaatttaaaaaatattatttattaattcttcaatgctaagtcacttcagtcgtgcccaactctgtgcgatcccatagacggcagcccaccaggctcctccgtccctgggattctccaggcaagaacactggagtgggttgccattgccttctccaatgcatgaaaagtgaaaagtgaaagtgcagtcgctcagtcgtgtctgactcttagcgaccccatggactgcagcccaccaggctcctccgcccgtgggattttccaggcaagaggactggagtggggggcccTTGAGCAATAAACTCATTTTCTGTTAACACCAGAGTGATGACATCATCATATATCAGGTAGCTTCTGGAAAACCCCACCACGCGCTTGTAAGGGAGTGAGAGAGGAAAAGGCAAGTCACATCTTACTCACAGTTGACCCTTGGACAACCTGGGAGTTGGGAGCAATGACCCACTCTGTGCAGTAAAAAAACCCACAAGTTATAGTTGGTTCCTCATACCCATGGTTTCTACACATCCCTGGTTCtgcatctacagattcaaccaacctcgGATTGAATAGCACTGCAGGATTTACTGTTGACCAAAATCCACATGTAAGCGGACCCACGtggttcaaacccatgttcttCAAGGGTCACTtgtattatgaaaatattttgatctCACagactccccacccccccaccgtgAATAATGATAATCCAGTTTTACTCAAGTCAGATAAATAaggttaaaaacttttttttttccctggtcTGAAATTCCAGATCCTAACCTTACTTTCCCAGAAAACATACATGTCAGGGAATGCTGACGATGGAGTCTGATTGTACTTGGTTGGTCACAGAAAGGACAGAAAACCACTTTTTAACCTGGATATATATAGACCTGCTGATACCTGTGCATTTTTTGGTAACACTTTCCTGCCTGCCCTCTCAGAAATGAAAACTGGCTGctgatttaaatttttcattaatcTCCTTCATCATGTGATTTTGTTCAGCCAGGACATCTGTCAACTGATTGAGAATTGATATCTTGGGCAAGAGTCTGAACTTGCACTGAAATCTCAGCCCCCAAGGCTGGCTTTTCCATTGGGGGTTGAGGGTCGGCAGGTATGGAGAGGTTTAAACCCGGtgattctcaaaatgtggtccccgGACCAGCATTGTCAGCATCCCCTGTAAACTATTAGACGTGGATTCTCGGttcccaccccagacctgctgacTCAGAAACTTTGGAGATGGGCCCAGGCGTCCAGGTCTCACCAAGTTCTCCAGGCAATTTTAATTTCCTCACAGTGTGAGGGTCACTGATGTGACCTCATCCGTAATTACATGAGCTCCCCGCCccatccttctttctttctttcctcccataAACACTGAATGTACTGCCTCCTTATCAGTGTTTTTATGACACCTCTTTGCAAATGTACACATTTACacactgtgtgtctgtctgtaaaCATCAAATTTGTGGCAGCCGAACGCAGAGCATAATTTATagcaattccaaagaaaaagctGTTAGAACAGCCAGTCACAAACAGCTGAAGCTAAATGTTAAGGATAACCCACTACCTGGGACCCAGCTTCTCCCCGTTCTCCTGGCATTAACTCCGGTGAAATCCTTTCAAACTCTGAAGCTCAACAGTTCCATGGGTTTGCTTGCTGTCTTCGGCGGTCACCCATAGACTGCTCCCCCAGGGAATCTGTTCTTTAGAAACTCAAACTGGAAGGTTCAGTAGAGGGCGCTAACTTGGAGGACTGGGCTAGGGTCAAAAGGATTCCTTTGGGGGCATATGAGCAGGAGAGTGGGCTGGTCAACCAGAGGCTTGGAAAGGACTTCTGTGGATTCAGGGACAAAGTCCACTCGCCTGGGCAGAGAGCGTGTGTGTCTGTTTGCATCCGTGCTAGGGCTTTCCTTGGGATTTCTAACCTGGGAAGTTGGGATGCTCTTAGCGTGAAACTGCCCTTCTTTACACTCTACATGGTGTGGAGAGAGCTCCAGGCTACTTGTGGTCTAGTGATCACATATACGTGAAAACAGGAGCAAGAGTTCTGGTTGCCTCTCCCCGTTCCTCCAGCGACCTTGGACTTGCTGCCTAGACACGGGTCAGCCTCAAGGGTTGATACTACAGAGCTGGCTTCACGATGGGGCTGCAGTTGCCCAGTGTTCTGTTACGTGACTTCAGAGCTTTCCAGAGCCCACCGGATCAGGAGATGCCTCTTGGATGAGTGTTCAGCTTCTTTGATTTTGACTGTGGTCCGTGACATCTGTGGGCTGTTCTTGGCTTCTTCTGGCCCTTGGTTTTCTAGATTGTCCTTCTGTTCTTCTTCCTGTGGTGATACAAGGCATAGTCATGGGGGGAATGCTGCACCAAAACCAATGTGATCTCACTAAACGGATGTGGGTTGAGCATCCCACAAAAGCCCCACTGACCCGCTAGCTTTAAGTCCCACCTCAGGATCCCTGACCATCCCACTGATGATCCCTCTAGAGGTCAAGACCGGCAGCCCCGTGGGACTGAAGCCCCAGCTGACTGACTGAGCCCCGGCAGCTCACGGGGACGTGACCCAGTCGTTGCACAGCCTGCAGGGCTGAAGGTAAGCCTGAGGTCTGGCCGGTTACAGGTGGGGGAGCTGGTGGGTCTTGGGGAGGGGCTGAGAGATAGGCTGTGCTCAGGGGCTGCTCCTCACAGGGTGCACATCCTCACTTTGCAACTTGGCCTGTAGGTGGTGATGACCGTCCCTGGGGAGTGGGTACCTGCATCATCTCGAGTCAGCCCTCCTCCTTCACACTCACTTCCAATCAGCCACCAGACTCTGCTAACCTGACTCCTTTATGCGTCTCtccattcttttcctctggttTAGCTGATGCCCCCGACCTGGTCCACGCTCTCCTCGTCCCCTGGGTGGATTTATTCCAGCGTAACATATCAAACTGCCACCACTGTTACCACCCTCAATCCAGCCTTTCTGGTGGCGGGACCATTCAAAGGCCGATGCTACCCTTTATGCCATACGCCAGcttctgtggctgctgctgccctCAGGATGGGGCTGAGTTCCCCAGTCTGGCCTGATCTTCCAGGATGTGGCCTCTGGCCATCACACATCAGGGCACTGCGACCACTGCCCCGTGCATTGTACCCCTCAGTGCGGAGAACGGCCAGACCCTCGCAGACAGCCTCCTGCCCTTGAGGAcgcttcccttcccctcctgtcccTCTGCCTTGCAGCTGCTCCTGCTGTTCTTCACCTGTCTGCCGCCACCGGCTCCGAAAGCCTGTTGGGCGCCCCCATGTAGGAGGACGTGTGTCATTTGTCGCTTCATTCTCCGTAACACCTCAGTCTTAGGCTTTCACAAGTTGCCTTTCaagtctctctcttttattttcccttctccTTGACTGGTCTATAAGCTCCTGAGAGCAGGGGCCCTTCTTAATCATCCTGAGGCCCCTACCAAGTGCCTGGTACACAGGAGATAGTCTCTGAGTCCTTTTAAAATCAAGAGATATTTGGCAATGAACACTGTGGAAGTTTCAGGTGTAGTGTGTTGGTTTGATACAGTTATGTGTTGTGATGTAATAACCACCTTGCTGTTAAGCTAACACTTCCATCACATCGCgtggttgtcatttcttttttggtggtgAGAATATTCAAGAGCTGGTCTCTTAGCAACTCTAAAGTGTATAGATACACTGCTGTTGCCTGTAGTCACCTAAGCTGCTGCATCAGATTCCCCAGAACTTGGCCATCTCCTAACTGCAAGTGTGTGCCCTTTGACCCACGTCTACACAGGAGCTGTTCTATAAAACTTTGGGGGAGCAGAAGACAATAGCTGCAGAAAAGGAAGAATCATAGCACAGCTAGCTGGGCCAAGGGGATTTCCTGAATTGAAAACTGCTAGTTTCTAGCCAGCACTATGCTGTAAGAACTTTCTGCGAAGATGGGAGTGTTTCGTATCTCTGTTGTCCAACAAggtggccacatgtggctatcaAACACCTGAAATGTGGCTACTGCCACGTGTAGAGCGAACTTTTaatcatatttaatttatttaagtttAAGCTGAAGTATCTGCATGTGGCTAGTGACAACCCTGTCAGACAGCTCTCAGCAGCATCTGGTTACCTCCTACTTGGCTAAGAGCTCCCATGGAGTGAGGCTGCAGGAACTGGCATGCAGGCAAATGCTTAACAACCAGCTCTCGGAAACAGTCTGCTCACCTCCATGGTGTAAAAACCCCACAACACCCAGTGTCAGTATGTCCTTGATACAGAGCTAGGGAGAGAGGCACAGTGTAAAGTCATCATCTAGGCAGTGTTTCCTCAACACAGGTACACAGATGCAAACAACCCTGAGAATAAAGTAGtcaaatgcaataaaataattagaaagtgaTTAATTTTGAATATTGTCTTTGTACTGCTTAACTTATTTAATTGTAAGCTTAATACTTTAGTTTTTAATAATGACTAAACTTAAAAGCAGATTGCAAAACTCCAGAACACCTAACTTTTGGCTTTCAGGAGCCTTTGTAAGCCAGCTCCATCTCATCACTAgctcctagttcagttcagtagcccaattgtgtctgattctttgcaaccccaaggactgcaccacaccaggcttccctgtccatcaccaactctcagagcctactcaaactcgtgtctattgcctcagtgatgccatccaaccatctcatcctctgtcatccccttctcctccccaccttcaatctttcccagcatcagggtcttttcaaatgagtcagttctttgcatcaggtggccaaggtatttgagtttcagcttcagcatcagtcctcacaatgaatattcaggactgatttcctttggattgactgattggatctccttgtggtccaagggactctcaagagtctaacaccacagttcaaaagcatcaattcttccgtgctcagctttctttatagtccaactctcacatccatacatgactactggaaaaactacagccttgactagacagacctttattggcaaagtaatgtctctgctttttaatgtgctgtctagtttggtcatagctttccttccaaggaacaagcgtcttttactttcatggttgcagtcaccatctgcagtgattttggagctccccaaaataaagtctgttactgtttgcattgtttccccatctatttgctatgaagtgatgggaccggctgccgcgatcttatttttctgaatgctagcaattgctttaaaaaaaaaaaaaaaaaaaaagtagaatttcaTTTGGCCACAAGAGGGCGCTCTCAGATGACACTGGATTTTAGGAAGGCTTTTAGTggcttagtcggtaaagaatctgaaatgcaggagaccggggggtctgatccctgggtcagaaagatcccctgaagtagggaatggcaacccactccagtattcttgcctggagaatcccatggacagaggcgcctggcgtgctacagtccatggggtggcaaagagcggaacgcgactgagtgactaacgcttggAACAGCTCTCTGGGTCAGGCTGCGGTGTCTGCTCCCGTCTCCTGGAAGACTGCAGTTCtgggcatctgggggactcacaCAGCGTCAGGCAGTTCTTTGTTTCACAACTACTCACCATCTCCGCTGCCACGTGAGGCAGCTCAGGAGGAGGACGCTGGAGAGCAGGAGGATACAGCCGGccactgtggacagagaagcaggTCAGGGAGGCGGCCCCGGGGGCTGAGAGCCCCTTCCCGCGTGTCGGTCCCCCAGCCCTCCACACCGGCTCAGTGCTTCCGGGGAGGTGCAGAAcgcagctcccctcctgcccaggCTCCCTGGAGGCTGCAAGACCAGGACCTGGGGTATGGACCAGAAGGGCCCCGCCTTTCCCAGGGGAGCTCCCCTCCTTCTCGGGGAGCAGCTGACAGGCACCCTCTTCAGAGAGGGTCAGAGGCCCAGCCTCAGTTAAAAAGACCTTGAGTGAGGCCCGCAGGGGGTGAAAGAAATGTTGAAATATCAAGATGAGTATAACCGTAAGTGATAAACATGTGGCGTCTCCTGAAAGTATCTCTGTTTCCCACACACTCTTTCCTTTGCCCTGGAGCTGGTGGttatccagccagccagccgtCTATCGTGCCTCAAAGCCTGTTTTTCTCCCTCCATCCGCCCGTAAGATATAATTGACCCGTAACAGGCTGTAATTTTAAGGTGTGCACTTTTATTGCAAAATATATTGTAATTACTATTTCTTTTCTGTGCCAAGAACATTGAAGATTTGctgttagcaactttcaagtccGCAATACAGCATCCTTGGCTGTAATCCCCACACCCTGACCGTCCCCAGGCAGACTCCTCTGCTGACGAAGTCCGTGCCCTTTGTCACCGTCTTCTCTTTGCCTCACCCCAGGCCCTGGTAACCAGCATTCTACTCTAAGAGCTCCATTTGGTGTttgggcttttttgtttgtttgtttccctcaAAGCCTGTTTCTGGCTCCCACCAGAAGGCAGCTGGAGTGGTCTTGGCGTGTTTTTTTCTCTCCTGCACTGGGCACGTCACCTCCCTCCACTCACATCCAGGTGCTGGGTGTGTGTCCTCTGGGAGCTGGTTGAGGCTGGGCCTCACTGCTGACTCACCACAGCCGTGCCTGTGACTCTGAGTCAAGTTATGCTATGGATTCGTCTTTGAGTTTTATACACATTGTATAAAGAGTTCATTTAGACTAACTCACTGAGCAGCTCACCACCCACCAAGCAAATGTGTAGGCTTCCACTGGGTCACTACCCACCTGCGATCTGGTACTCGGTGGTAAATATGAACGTATCCAGCGTTGCAACCACGTCTGTGGGCTTCTGGGAATCTGCAAGGGAGGGGGAGGAGCTTGTGGATGGTGGCTGTGGGGCTGCCTGGGGCTGCTTGGGGCTGCGAGAGTCCAGGCTTCTGGAGGTGGGGGCCTCGGAGGCCACTGGAGCCCTGGCCCGACTTCTGAACATCTTCTGCCTCGAGCTGCTGCCCTCCAACTTGCTTATCCTGTGACACCGGCGACACTGCCCGTGTCTGAGGCCTGGGAGGTCGTGTGCGGATGTGGACCGTCCCTAGCACCAGGGGCAGCTCCCAAGCCAGCTCTTCCCTCTCCTGCCCCACAGTTTAATAGCCAAGCTTTTATCCTCCAAGAATGCTAGCCGTACCTGTGGTCCCTGCCGTCCTGGTTGTTAAGAAAGTTCCACTTCCAGGGGGAGCTTCCGTGCTCTCCAGAGGCTCTGCTTCATctggaggagaggagaaggatgTTTGTGGGGCAGAGGTGAGGAGTGGGGGTCTGGGgtctcccacccaccccctccgCCTTCTCAGCTGACCCCAGACATGGTAGCTGAGGTGTGTCTCGGCTCTGTGGTCCCCATCAGAGTCACGGTGAATTGGTCAGTGAGCCCAGCAGAGCGGGAGGGAGGGACCTGTGACCCTGACTCTGGCTCTCCTTGGAGCTCTGCGCAGCTTTCTCCCCAAACTTCCTACTCAGCTCTGGTTGCTGTCTGCAGCTTGGAATTGGGTCACCCTAATACAAATTCCATCAACCATTAAGCaaagtgtgtgcgtgctaagtcgcttcagtcatgctggactctttgcgaccctatggactgtagcccatcaggctcctctgtccatgtgattctccagggaagaatcctggagtgggctgccatttccttctccagggatcttcccaatgcagggattgaacctcttatgtctcctgcattggcaggtgggttctttaccgctagggccacctgggaagctgattaAAGTAGAAATGCACAAAAGGAGAGCTTTCCTCTGTGACAGATTCCCCATTGCTCGTGGACACGCCTGGTGGGCAGCGTGACTCACGGGGGGTGGGCTATGGGAAAGAAACACAGCACCGCCCCCAGAAGATCCAAGAGGGAGGTGTGGGGCCTGGGCAATGGGGGCGAGCAAAGAAACCACTGACAGTTAAGGCCCAATGGGGGGCCTTTTGATTGTAGATATGGTAATACGATTTCAGTAGCAGAAGAATTCAACGTGGGTGGCTTGTCCGTCTGCATGAACGAGCATACaagcgtgtgcatgtgtgtctgtgcttGAAAAGTCCCTGCCCTGCACGTCTGCACTTTAGCAAAGCTCAGGTGGGACTCACATAAGAAGGGGGGTGGCTTTCTCCTGGTACAGAAGGAGAATGGATTTAGTTACGCATCAGCAAGTTGGAGGCGTATGCAGGGCAGGAGGACTTCCCCTTTGGAATGAGGAGGTCTTGGTAGCTTAGAGGCAGAGGGGGAATTTCAGGATCAGCTAGAAACGGGAGCAGCGCCATGTAGGGGTGGGAGGGCCCCCGGCAGACACCTGTCTTCCTCTTTCAGATCCTGCTCTTTATCCCCATCCAGAAATGGGGGACCCCAGGGTGTGGAGACCTTCCAGTTCATCTCATCTGTTTTCTAGAGTGAGAACAAACCAAGGCCCCAGGAGAGGAAGGAGCTCGCCCAGGACCACGTGGCGGGTGTGTCAGGGAGCCCAGCCGGGCCTGCCTCAGGGAAGCCGCCAGGCggtgggccctgggctggggcaCCTCTGTACCTGGAGCCTGACTGTTCGCCCCTTCACTTATGCACTTGAGCCTGGGCCTGGTCCACCTCATCTCCCCGTGGATCATCGTGCAGGTGCTTTCAGCAGGACCGGTGTGTAGGGCCCTGAATCCCTGGGCACACTGGTAGTGAACCGTCTGCCCCAGCGTGAAATGATAGACTCTCTTCAAAGGTTCAAGTTCATGTGCCCACGGCGGTGGTTCCTCGCAGTGACCTGGACAAGGGGAAGGGAATTCCAGAGGCAAGTTGAGGAGATGCTGTGAGGCCAGGCTGTCTCTTCCTAGAGACCAGACCACAGTCCTTCTTTTCTTtggccccctcctccacccctcccccgctTTCTTCCAATAAGTGTTGGTAACATCTATTTGTTAGGGCCTTCGCTAGGCACTTTGTGAAAGGCATGAAGACCCAGTCCCTTCCCCTGCAGTGAGCAGACAGTGGATCAAGGGGGGGAGCCTCTGCAGGGAGAACGTGGGGAGCATGACACTCGAGACACAGGTGCTcgctctggggtcgcagagaaatGAGCTTCTGCTGACAGGGAGAGATTTGCTAAGTGGGCAGGCTAAGGATTAAGGGCAGGCTCCAGCCAGTCTGGGCCGAGGAGATGTGGAGACCACCTAGATCTCGACTGCTAAGTGAGGAAGCACATCCTCAAGTGGTTGTCTCGGAGCCATGGAGAAGTACCTGGGACAAATCCAAAGCTGGGAGGAGCGAAGCACCAAGACGATCCTAGAGAAATTGGTCCCTGACCAAGCCATGCCTGAAGCTTGCCCTTTTAAGGCCTCTGAAAATTCCCATGTCCAGTAACTTTCCCCTCATCCAACTAAAACCAAAGCCTGGCTGACCTTTAACCCCACAGATCATGTCCTGTCCTGATTTAATCCCTTGCCCCCCAGATCTGGACACATGGAACCACAGATCCTTCTAAGCCCAGAACTGTGAAGCTGTGTGTATGCTCTGACCTTCCACAACCCCAAGGATCCAACATAACCCCTCCACTGCCCTCATGACCCTTTGCAGCAGGAGGCCTAGCGGTCCCATCCTGAGGGGTCTGCTCAGCACAGCATCTTGCAGTCCATCCTTGAACGTGTGTTCAAGTCTCGAATCAAATTGCCTTTCCAGTCAGTAAAATTCATAACCGTCCAGACCTGTTGGAGTTAGTTTTGCTTCTTTCGAGTGAAAACCTCCAAATTAAGACAGTCTGCATCCCTTAGCCAGAGGCAGCTGGTTATCTCTTGAGTAAGGAGAGTAAACACTGACCTCTTGAGAAAACTTTCAGTACTTGTGCAATATGGGAGGCGAGAAGGAGAGGAAAGCAACTAATGTGTTCTGAATCCTCACTCCAGAACAAAGTCGCAGTGACAAGGAGAGGAAACAGCATATTGCAGCAGGTTCCCCAGATTAGtcgttgtctttttattttttgttaattaatAAAAGCTGAAAATGAATTCAAAGTAGCTTAAATGATCGTACCAAGACCCCTGGTCTAGTTCAGGAGACCCGAGGCCTTATTTCAGTCCCTTTTTGTGAGTTGTGCCATGTCTTTACTTGTCTCCGCATCTCAGTTCCATCAGTAAATTGAAGGACTATTTCCTGCCTCCTGACTCACTGGGTTCTGAGGTTGGAATGAGATTATACGCCAACTCGTAAAAGTTCTTTGTAAGGTTGTACAATCAGCGTAGGGGCACGGGGTATTGAAAGGTCAGCTGGGCCCCCCAAAGCTCAGGTTTCCCTAACGGGCTCCTTTCTTCCTGATGTCAAGGCTGACTTCCACCGTATTAATTTTGGGAAGTCGGGGCAGCAGCTGGGTGACACAGCACTGGCTTGTCCACAGCCCATTAGCTCAAGTTCTGTCCGCAGCTTCCAGAAGCCAGTGTGGCCCCACCCGCCTCCGAACCCTGTCCTGTTGGAAATAGAGATGTCTGGAAGTCAATTACTTGGCTCACAGTTCAGTGTCTCTTCCTTAAGGGAAACACAGGGCATCTTTTGAGGCCAAGAAGTACTGGCGACTCAGATTGCTATTTTCTGGCCACTGTGCTTGGGGCAGTTGGCCCCCAAATGCTATTTGAATGGAAGTGAGTTGAGTTGAACTGAATTGAGCCCTCTTGGGCCAGTTCCCAAGCCTGGAGGATGCACAGAGCCCAGGCTGGCTGCTGTAGGAGGGGCTCGAGATGCTGAGCCGACAGCCTGCCACCACCGCACCGCGGTACCGGTCCCCAGGGTGTCCTCGGGAGAGAGGACCACAGGCCAGACTCTCCTCCTCAGGGGCGCACTGAGCGTGTCTGTGAGAGAGCAGGTCCGCTCCTACCTGGAAGGTCAGCTTGCTCCGGAGGCTGCGTTTGGCTCTGTGCATCTGTGGgttttctctccctctgttcTTTGGATCCAGGAGTAACTTGTTTTACTGGGTTCTTAGCAGGGGCTAGGGAGTGTGGAGGGAATGAAGAATATAACTTCTCAGGTGTTTAAAAGAGAAAACCCTCAGAAAGAACATCTTTCTAGGGCCTGTGACATGCCAGGCAGTATTGGGGGATGCTGAGGTTATAAAAATGAGCCCCACACACCCTGTCCTCAGGGGGCTCTCAGAGGGCCTGTTCACAGGCAGCAGAGCACCAGCCCGCCAGGCAGGCTTCCTGTACGTGACAATAGCAGCCTACAGTGTGTTTCCGAAGGACCCAAGCTTTTCTGGCTGAATGGTTTGTGCCTGTGTGTCTCCCCAAAAGGGACCCCATTCTGGCCATCAGCCTGTCAATGCCGTGCATGGAGGTGAGTGTGGCAGGCAGAGGAGCAATCTCAGCCACTCCTGCCTCCCGAAGGCAGGTCGTTTAAGAGTCAGAGGGCATCCTAAAGAATGGCAATATGTGCAGTCTCAGAAAAGACAGAATGGTCTctgcttccaaggcaaaccattcaatatcacggtaatccaagtctacgccctaaccactaatgctgaagaagctgaaattgaatggttctatgatgacctacaagaccttctagaactaacaccataaaaagatgtcccttttcatcat contains these protein-coding regions:
- the IL2RA gene encoding interleukin-2 receptor subunit alpha, translated to MAPSLLMWGFFAFIVVPGCVTEACHDDPPRLRNAMFKALRYEVGTMINCDCKAGFRRVSAVMRCVGDSSHSAWSNRCFCNSTSPAKNPVKQVTPGSKEQRERKPTDAQSQTQPPEQADLPGHCEEPPPWAHELEPLKRVYHFTLGQTVHYQCAQGFRALHTGPAESTCTMIHGEMRWTRPRLKCISEGANSQAPDEAEPLESTEAPPGSGTFLTTRTAGTTDSQKPTDVVATLDTFIFTTEYQIAVAGCILLLSSVLLLSCLTWQRRWKKNRRTI